One Microbacterium trichothecenolyticum DNA window includes the following coding sequences:
- a CDS encoding BBE domain-containing protein: protein MDPPQPTPAVTRHRMLASLPEGAVAAFVAASEDPGLFIAELRHLGGAAAGPAADAGAVSAVAGEDIVHGIAVPPVPEAGPAAVAASTGLVDALEPWAGEGLALTFLDGGADRTPGFGASVERLRALKAEWHPRNVFAAANPVR, encoded by the coding sequence ATGGACCCGCCGCAGCCGACCCCCGCGGTCACCCGCCACCGGATGCTCGCGTCGCTGCCCGAAGGGGCTGTCGCTGCGTTCGTGGCGGCATCCGAGGATCCGGGGCTCTTCATCGCCGAGCTGCGCCACCTCGGCGGGGCGGCCGCAGGCCCGGCGGCGGATGCCGGAGCGGTGTCGGCGGTCGCGGGCGAGGACATCGTGCACGGAATCGCGGTGCCGCCCGTGCCCGAGGCGGGTCCGGCGGCGGTCGCCGCGTCCACCGGTCTTGTCGACGCGCTCGAGCCGTGGGCCGGGGAGGGTCTCGCGCTGACCTTCCTCGACGGGGGAGCGGACCGTACGCCGGGGTTCGGGGCGTCGGTCGAACGCCTTCGCGCGCTCAAAGCCGAGTGGCACCCGCGCAACGTGTTCGCTGCGGCGAATCCGGTGAGGTGA
- a CDS encoding toll/interleukin-1 receptor domain-containing protein, translated as MVTASEIERLRREAARLQSDIAGKSATVAAKRKKAAAARTAASRSKSQTTISSKLREAESADRDAILAEKQRSDLERKLADKQRGIATAEAKFIKTQQTDQKRAFEALRRQNDEAVRQFKLDIRTVSDAPAREPAARSSPPDVDVFLSHASEDKDDIARPLKEALETRGLSVWFDEINIKIGQSIRQEIESGIGRARFGVVILSPDFFNKHWTRAELDALFSAKMATGENLVLPVWHRVTKEEVTAHSPLLAGVLAANTTLNTVEEIADQIAAVVEP; from the coding sequence GTGGTTACAGCGAGCGAGATCGAGCGCCTGCGTCGAGAAGCTGCTCGGCTACAGTCAGACATCGCTGGCAAGTCTGCAACCGTCGCCGCAAAGCGCAAGAAGGCTGCAGCCGCACGGACTGCCGCCTCCCGGAGCAAGTCTCAGACGACCATCTCATCGAAGCTGCGGGAGGCAGAGTCTGCCGACCGGGATGCGATCCTGGCGGAGAAGCAGAGGAGTGACCTCGAGCGCAAGCTGGCGGATAAGCAGCGAGGCATCGCGACAGCTGAGGCAAAGTTCATCAAGACCCAGCAAACTGACCAGAAGCGCGCTTTCGAGGCTCTCCGCCGACAGAACGACGAGGCCGTGCGACAGTTCAAGCTGGATATCCGTACAGTGAGCGACGCGCCGGCCCGCGAACCCGCGGCGAGAAGCTCACCACCTGATGTCGACGTGTTCCTGTCGCATGCGAGTGAGGATAAGGACGACATCGCGCGACCGCTGAAGGAGGCGCTGGAGACTCGGGGGCTGTCTGTGTGGTTCGACGAAATCAACATCAAGATCGGGCAAAGCATCCGCCAGGAGATTGAGTCGGGAATTGGCCGCGCGCGGTTCGGCGTTGTGATTCTCTCGCCCGATTTCTTCAACAAGCATTGGACGCGCGCGGAGCTGGATGCGCTCTTCTCGGCGAAGATGGCAACTGGCGAGAACCTCGTCTTGCCGGTATGGCATCGAGTAACTAAAGAAGAGGTGACGGCTCACTCCCCGCTTCTCGCGGGCGTGCTGGCGGCAAATACAACACTCAACACCGTCGAAGAAATAGCCGACCAGATCGCGGCCGTCGTTGAACCCTAG
- a CDS encoding VOC family protein, with amino-acid sequence MSVQTTTHLNFRGDAREALAFYQSVFGGHLVVNTYADFAMPAEIPGSDKVVFGRVAAENGFRLMGYDIPGRTEGGIAGGGATHRENNATVTDQAVFVSISCPTLEELRGLLGWVGGGFRDRRAAGGFGVERGVRDADGSVGGDVERICQCNMRRPC; translated from the coding sequence ATGTCCGTACAGACCACCACCCACCTGAACTTCCGCGGCGACGCCCGTGAGGCGCTCGCGTTCTACCAGTCCGTCTTCGGCGGACACCTCGTCGTCAACACCTACGCCGACTTCGCGATGCCGGCCGAGATCCCCGGATCCGACAAGGTCGTCTTCGGCCGCGTCGCCGCCGAGAACGGCTTCCGCCTCATGGGCTACGACATCCCCGGCCGCACCGAGGGCGGCATCGCCGGCGGCGGCGCCACCCACCGCGAGAACAACGCGACGGTCACCGACCAGGCGGTGTTCGTGTCGATCAGCTGCCCGACGCTCGAAGAGTTGCGGGGGCTACTGGGATGGGTTGGCGGTGGATTCCGCGATCGTCGAGCCGCTGGCGGCTTCGGCGTGGAGCGCGGGGTTCGGGATGCTGACGGATCGGTTGGGGGTGACGTGGAGCGCATCTGTCAATGCAACATGAGGCGGCCTTGCTGA
- a CDS encoding helix-turn-helix transcriptional regulator, with the protein MAATSRLLALLSLLQARRDWPGSVLASRLEVSDRTVRRDIDRLREMGYRIDATMGPDGGYRLDAGAEMPPLLFDDDQALAVAIALGAAPALGAGIGEAAVRALATTRQVLPSRLRHRLDAVEVTTVARAGEAPAPVVPLDVLLTLAQAVRDRVTVRFDYLPRGEGNAQPRRAEPHHLVASQGRWYLLGWDLDREDWRLYSADRVRPRMPSGAPFTPRTVPGGDVDAFVSARSKGADVNEWPCRGTVLLHAPARDVLPFAGDGVVTALDDDRCTLEIGSWSWGALAASFGRFEVAMEVVEPPELVEAFAVQAGRFAAAGSSAAESRRGS; encoded by the coding sequence ATGGCCGCGACATCCCGATTGCTCGCTCTGCTGTCGCTGCTGCAGGCTCGGCGCGATTGGCCGGGGTCGGTGCTGGCATCCCGCTTGGAGGTCAGCGATCGCACGGTGCGCCGCGACATCGATCGCCTGCGCGAGATGGGGTACCGCATCGACGCGACGATGGGTCCCGACGGGGGATACCGCCTCGACGCGGGGGCCGAGATGCCTCCCCTGCTCTTCGACGATGACCAGGCGCTCGCGGTCGCGATCGCTCTGGGCGCGGCTCCGGCGCTGGGGGCGGGGATCGGCGAGGCCGCGGTGCGCGCGCTTGCGACGACGCGTCAGGTGCTGCCGTCACGGCTGCGGCACCGGCTCGACGCGGTCGAGGTGACGACGGTGGCGCGGGCGGGTGAGGCGCCAGCGCCGGTCGTTCCGCTCGACGTGCTGTTGACGCTCGCGCAGGCGGTGCGTGACCGGGTGACAGTGCGCTTCGACTACCTGCCGCGGGGCGAGGGGAATGCCCAACCCCGCCGGGCGGAGCCGCACCACCTCGTCGCGTCGCAGGGCCGGTGGTATCTGCTGGGGTGGGACCTCGACCGCGAGGACTGGCGGCTGTACTCGGCGGATCGGGTGCGGCCGCGGATGCCGTCGGGGGCGCCGTTCACGCCGCGGACGGTGCCGGGTGGCGATGTCGATGCCTTCGTCTCGGCGCGGTCCAAGGGAGCCGACGTGAACGAGTGGCCCTGCCGGGGGACGGTGCTGTTGCATGCGCCGGCCCGCGACGTGCTGCCCTTCGCCGGGGACGGTGTCGTCACCGCTCTCGACGACGACCGCTGCACCCTCGAGATCGGTTCATGGTCGTGGGGCGCGCTCGCCGCATCGTTCGGGCGGTTCGAGGTGGCGATGGAGGTCGTGGAGCCGCCGGAGTTGGTGGAGGCGTTCGCGGTGCAGGCGGGGCGGTTTGCGGCGGCGGGCTCTTCCGCGGCGGAGTCCCGGCGCGGAAGCTAG
- a CDS encoding sugar-binding protein produces the protein MNDASTMTAVRPRRRARWGVLAAAALLVAPLLSAGAVTAAVAAPGDGYSPIPVVLSEFKDPAQWQVYTNDGAQGTFRIDPSASVTGDSSGLLDMSIPSGTVEIAADVPATDLAALRFSVRSTTIDSVAVRLVDSTGQVHQQRVELDPAAAGWQTIVLESFDSGANYVAWGGPADGVWRGPVTRVAFVVDKWGTLDGATTGSLHIDALQALLPVPPFAVVPTTVGNAFDVGQPVTLGFVSSAQDLAWTVRDASGTVVDSGSGQVADLDGVIPVDATAPGWYQAQILATDADGTVHEGGTDFSILEPFDFTGSDDNRLAAATHFGGTWPLDLAPLLSRAGFSTARDEAYWSGQETTAGQFVWQEKVNAYQAELEQLDVDQLHVLSYGNPLYFADEAPSTPADRLAFANYALKSVEKFGTDDTIYEVWNEWNWRDLDGAAGGSAEQYVELLKVVNDVVRAEYPDVTLIGPALAPMNDWAGWMRDFAEAGGFDLVDGLSTHPYTFPQAPEGSTRYEGHIATLRSLMTEFGADLPMYLTEVGWPTSTNSQGVSELVQARLTTRAELLALEDGIAQYTIYDFMDDGLDAAEMEHRFGIVRNTNDPRGSFTPKPAYVSNAVLARQIHERPVLRSEDLGAGLYDVVFDAGSGSELHAAWSTVGGALTFAATGQVTVTDLYGGTTTLTPDAAGRVYVSVGEDPVYVEGSITDVTAGSPFRLAVDAEVAGDATAGRVIADNTAGSAALAFEATAESQTTSGTAAAGGEGEAPVSFAAQPQEGARTYAATVAVAGATVARVTKAGTAAAPLSVVGTHAIAPDGQEQLSLAVHNSSTRDVTVAGVDWSVGDQTGTGLEGQNVAAGQSLVLPVAVDVTAAVDWSAAVRRDGLAPLTSSGKLVPVAATTEVPLQAIVVDGVVDAAVQALPAQDFLAAGDPPITGWSGPADASGSLWLTHDEQNLYLTARITDDAHAQPATGGDIWQGDGLQWGFTTGAPGESPRVHELGAALTSAGVDVYRWAPTDRASEPEGVQSGIVRDDAAGVTTYELAVPWSTLEADPSTRLYSTTVVVNDNDGGGRDGWLTWGKGVAETKNAALYQPLLLGGAPAPLTPEPTP, from the coding sequence ATGAATGACGCGTCAACGATGACCGCCGTCCGCCCCAGACGCCGCGCGCGATGGGGGGTGCTCGCCGCAGCGGCGCTGCTCGTCGCACCCCTCCTAAGTGCGGGTGCCGTCACCGCCGCCGTCGCCGCGCCGGGAGACGGCTATTCACCGATCCCGGTGGTGCTGAGCGAGTTCAAAGACCCGGCGCAGTGGCAGGTCTACACCAACGACGGCGCGCAGGGGACCTTCCGGATCGACCCGTCGGCATCCGTCACCGGTGACTCGTCGGGGCTGCTCGACATGAGCATTCCGAGCGGCACGGTCGAGATCGCGGCCGATGTGCCGGCGACCGATCTCGCGGCGCTGCGGTTCTCGGTGCGCTCGACGACGATCGACAGCGTGGCGGTGCGTCTCGTCGACAGCACCGGTCAGGTGCATCAGCAGCGGGTCGAGCTCGATCCCGCGGCCGCGGGGTGGCAGACCATCGTCCTGGAGTCGTTCGACTCGGGGGCGAACTACGTCGCGTGGGGTGGACCCGCCGACGGCGTCTGGCGCGGACCGGTCACGCGAGTGGCGTTCGTGGTCGACAAGTGGGGCACGCTCGACGGGGCGACCACCGGTTCTCTCCACATCGACGCGCTGCAGGCCCTCCTCCCCGTTCCGCCGTTCGCGGTGGTCCCGACCACGGTCGGCAATGCCTTCGACGTCGGCCAGCCCGTCACGCTCGGGTTCGTCTCGAGCGCGCAAGACCTCGCGTGGACGGTCCGCGACGCGAGCGGCACGGTCGTCGACAGCGGTTCGGGACAGGTGGCCGACCTCGACGGGGTGATCCCGGTCGACGCCACCGCCCCCGGCTGGTACCAGGCGCAGATCCTCGCCACCGACGCCGACGGCACGGTCCACGAGGGAGGAACCGACTTCTCGATCCTCGAACCCTTCGACTTCACCGGCTCGGACGACAACCGCCTGGCCGCGGCCACGCACTTCGGCGGTACCTGGCCCCTCGACCTGGCCCCGCTGCTCAGCCGTGCGGGATTCTCGACGGCGCGCGATGAGGCCTACTGGTCGGGCCAGGAGACCACGGCCGGTCAGTTCGTGTGGCAGGAGAAGGTGAACGCCTACCAGGCGGAACTGGAGCAGCTCGACGTCGACCAACTGCACGTGCTCTCGTACGGAAACCCCCTGTACTTCGCCGACGAGGCTCCGAGCACGCCCGCCGACCGCTTGGCGTTCGCCAACTACGCCCTGAAGTCGGTCGAGAAGTTCGGCACGGATGACACCATCTACGAAGTCTGGAACGAGTGGAACTGGCGCGACCTCGACGGCGCCGCGGGCGGGTCGGCCGAGCAGTACGTCGAACTGCTGAAGGTCGTGAACGACGTCGTCCGGGCCGAGTACCCCGACGTGACGCTGATCGGTCCGGCACTGGCACCCATGAACGACTGGGCCGGATGGATGCGCGACTTCGCGGAGGCAGGGGGCTTCGACCTCGTCGACGGTCTCTCCACGCACCCGTACACGTTCCCCCAGGCGCCGGAGGGCTCGACCCGCTACGAGGGTCACATCGCCACGCTCCGCAGCCTGATGACCGAGTTCGGTGCCGACCTGCCGATGTACCTCACCGAGGTCGGCTGGCCCACCAGCACCAACTCCCAGGGCGTGAGCGAGTTGGTGCAGGCCCGACTCACCACACGCGCCGAACTGCTCGCCCTCGAAGACGGCATCGCGCAGTACACGATCTACGACTTCATGGATGACGGACTGGATGCCGCCGAGATGGAGCACCGTTTCGGGATCGTCCGCAACACGAACGATCCGCGCGGGTCGTTCACGCCGAAACCCGCGTACGTCAGCAATGCCGTGCTCGCCCGTCAGATCCACGAGCGCCCGGTGCTGCGCTCCGAGGACCTCGGGGCCGGACTCTACGACGTCGTGTTCGACGCCGGCAGCGGCTCCGAGCTGCACGCCGCCTGGTCGACGGTCGGCGGAGCCCTCACGTTCGCCGCGACCGGGCAGGTGACGGTCACCGACCTCTACGGGGGCACGACGACGCTGACCCCGGATGCCGCCGGCCGCGTGTACGTGTCGGTCGGGGAGGACCCCGTCTACGTCGAGGGCTCCATCACGGACGTGACCGCCGGGTCGCCCTTCCGTCTCGCGGTCGACGCGGAGGTCGCGGGAGACGCGACCGCGGGCCGCGTCATCGCGGACAACACCGCGGGCAGCGCCGCCCTCGCGTTCGAGGCGACGGCCGAGTCGCAGACCACCTCGGGAACGGCCGCGGCCGGCGGGGAGGGCGAAGCGCCGGTGAGCTTCGCGGCTCAACCGCAGGAGGGCGCGAGGACGTACGCCGCGACGGTCGCCGTCGCCGGTGCCACGGTCGCGCGGGTGACGAAGGCGGGCACCGCCGCGGCGCCGCTGAGCGTGGTCGGCACGCACGCGATCGCCCCCGACGGGCAGGAGCAGCTCTCGCTCGCGGTGCACAACTCCTCCACCCGCGACGTGACGGTCGCGGGCGTCGACTGGAGCGTCGGCGACCAGACCGGCACCGGCCTGGAGGGCCAGAACGTCGCCGCCGGGCAAAGCCTCGTGCTCCCCGTCGCCGTCGACGTCACCGCGGCCGTCGACTGGTCGGCCGCGGTGCGCCGAGACGGCCTCGCCCCGCTGACGAGTTCGGGGAAACTCGTCCCGGTCGCCGCGACGACGGAGGTTCCGCTGCAGGCGATCGTGGTGGACGGGGTGGTGGACGCGGCCGTGCAGGCTCTGCCCGCGCAGGACTTCCTCGCCGCCGGCGACCCGCCCATCACCGGCTGGTCGGGACCGGCGGATGCCTCGGGGTCGCTGTGGCTCACCCACGACGAGCAGAACCTCTACCTCACGGCGCGGATCACCGACGATGCCCACGCCCAGCCCGCGACGGGCGGCGACATCTGGCAGGGTGACGGCCTGCAGTGGGGCTTCACCACGGGCGCGCCGGGCGAGTCGCCGCGGGTGCACGAGCTCGGAGCCGCGCTCACCTCCGCCGGTGTCGACGTGTATCGGTGGGCGCCCACCGACCGCGCCTCGGAACCCGAGGGCGTGCAGTCGGGGATCGTCCGCGATGACGCCGCGGGCGTGACCACGTACGAACTCGCGGTGCCGTGGAGCACGCTCGAGGCCGATCCGTCGACGCGGCTCTACAGCACCACGGTCGTCGTCAACGACAACGACGGAGGGGGCCGCGACGGCTGGCTCACGTGGGGCAAGGGCGTCGCAGAGACCAAGAACGCGGCCCTCTACCAACCGTTGCTGCTCGGCGGTGCGCCCGCTCCTCTGACCCCGGAGCCGACTCCGTGA
- a CDS encoding bifunctional 4-hydroxy-2-oxoglutarate aldolase/2-dehydro-3-deoxy-phosphogluconate aldolase, with translation MTPSSPFRDHTVMAVLRNHSVAETVRLTHAALDLGISLIEVPIQTPDAVPALEAAIAAARERGVGCGAGTVTTREQVDLCARVGASFTVAPGLDRGVVERSREVGVPHLPGVATASEIQAAIAGGSEWVKAFPATVLTPAWFAAMTTGPFPRLNVVASGGISARNADAFLSAGATAVAVGSALEDPSQFEKLSQLVASRG, from the coding sequence ATGACCCCGTCCTCCCCCTTCCGCGATCACACCGTGATGGCCGTGCTGCGCAATCACTCCGTCGCCGAGACCGTCCGTCTCACCCACGCCGCGCTCGACCTCGGCATCTCTCTCATCGAGGTGCCGATTCAGACCCCGGATGCCGTGCCCGCCCTCGAAGCGGCGATCGCCGCCGCGCGAGAGCGAGGTGTGGGCTGCGGGGCCGGCACCGTGACCACGCGCGAGCAGGTCGACCTGTGCGCGCGGGTGGGAGCGTCGTTCACCGTCGCTCCGGGCCTGGATCGCGGGGTCGTCGAACGCAGCCGCGAGGTCGGCGTTCCCCACCTCCCCGGGGTGGCGACGGCGAGTGAGATCCAGGCGGCGATCGCGGGGGGAAGCGAGTGGGTCAAGGCGTTCCCCGCGACGGTGCTGACCCCGGCGTGGTTCGCGGCGATGACGACCGGCCCCTTCCCGCGCCTGAACGTCGTGGCATCCGGTGGCATCTCCGCGCGCAACGCCGACGCGTTCCTGTCCGCCGGCGCGACAGCGGTCGCCGTCGGGTCGGCCCTGGAAGATCCGAGCCAGTTCGAGAAGCTGTCGCAGCTGGTGGCCTCGCGCGGGTGA
- a CDS encoding sugar kinase, translated as MAPDATPPHDRAPLRRSEVLCIGEAMVLGAVSDGASLSTAESVRLHVAGAEANVARGLAARGVAVEWWSRLGDDPFGERVLADLTRHGVDHPAVVRDERRPTGVYFKERRGDTTVVRYYRAGSAASVMSVDDLDGLRLGERRLIHLSGISPALSPRCDALVEHILRAPRTAAVSFDVNHRPALWPDTATAAERLRVLADAADVVFVGRDEAERLWGCSDAQGVRAVLPSPRTLVVKDADVDAVALVVSADGTDAVHRVPALAVDVVEPVGAGDAFAAGYLAGWLTEEHPRLSLRSGHLMAAHALRSSADVALAPVEAEFERLRHLDDDEWSALRVADESRPEKAIAR; from the coding sequence ATGGCACCCGACGCGACACCCCCGCACGATCGTGCCCCTCTCCGCCGATCCGAGGTCCTGTGCATCGGTGAGGCGATGGTGCTCGGCGCGGTCTCCGACGGAGCGTCTCTCTCCACCGCCGAGAGCGTCCGGCTGCACGTCGCCGGAGCCGAGGCGAACGTCGCGCGGGGGCTCGCCGCCCGCGGCGTCGCCGTCGAGTGGTGGTCCCGCCTCGGCGACGATCCCTTCGGCGAGCGCGTTCTCGCCGATCTCACCCGTCACGGCGTGGATCACCCGGCCGTCGTGCGCGACGAGCGCCGCCCGACCGGCGTGTATTTCAAGGAACGCCGGGGCGACACGACGGTCGTGCGCTACTACCGCGCGGGGTCCGCGGCATCCGTCATGTCGGTCGACGACCTCGACGGGCTGCGCCTCGGCGAGCGCCGGCTGATCCACCTCAGCGGGATCTCGCCCGCCCTCTCCCCGCGGTGCGACGCGCTCGTCGAGCACATCCTCCGCGCTCCACGGACCGCGGCCGTCAGCTTCGACGTCAACCACCGCCCCGCGCTGTGGCCCGACACGGCGACCGCGGCCGAGCGCCTGCGGGTGCTCGCCGACGCCGCCGACGTCGTGTTCGTCGGCCGCGACGAGGCGGAGCGCCTCTGGGGCTGCTCCGACGCACAGGGCGTGCGCGCGGTTCTGCCCTCGCCGCGCACGCTGGTCGTGAAGGACGCCGACGTCGACGCCGTCGCGCTCGTGGTCTCGGCAGACGGGACGGATGCCGTGCACCGCGTGCCCGCACTCGCGGTCGACGTCGTCGAGCCGGTCGGTGCGGGCGACGCGTTCGCGGCGGGATACCTCGCGGGGTGGCTCACGGAAGAACACCCGCGGCTGTCCCTGCGGTCCGGCCACCTCATGGCCGCGCACGCTCTGCGCAGTTCCGCCGACGTCGCGCTCGCCCCCGTAGAGGCGGAGTTCGAGCGCCTGCGCCACCTCGACGACGACGAGTGGAGCGCCCTCCGAGTCGCCGACGAATCCCGCCCCGAGAAAGCGATCGCCCGATGA
- a CDS encoding LacI family DNA-binding transcriptional regulator translates to MPINRDVRLADVAAVAGVSLATASKALSGNDRVSEATRARVRAAADRLDFRPNALAQSFASGRSRTIGVLTHRAAATFSRPVVMGAVLEFGERGQAVLVLDGEIQAHREMSNSIRTLRDRRVDGLLVVGDGHEHVSPSLTHHFDVPVTYVFTAPDSPEDSVYLPDNEQAGYLATRHLIDTGRTRILHLTADATSLAVQRREHGMRRALSEAGLPLAGAVRYGAWSREWGAAAMEAVLDERIDFDAAFCGNDHIGFGAIDVCEARGVGVPGDVAVVGVDNWEGIVYDQDVRRLTTIDLELMRLGRLAAADVIGADRRSGERFQAPTLVLGPSS, encoded by the coding sequence ATGCCGATCAACCGTGATGTGCGACTGGCAGACGTCGCCGCGGTGGCCGGGGTGTCGCTGGCCACCGCGTCCAAGGCGCTCAGTGGCAACGACCGGGTGTCCGAGGCGACGAGGGCGCGCGTGCGCGCGGCCGCCGACCGGCTCGACTTCCGCCCCAACGCCCTCGCGCAGTCGTTCGCGTCGGGGCGCAGTCGCACGATCGGCGTGCTCACCCACCGTGCCGCGGCGACGTTCTCGCGACCGGTCGTCATGGGGGCCGTGCTGGAGTTCGGCGAGCGGGGCCAGGCGGTGCTGGTCCTGGACGGCGAGATCCAGGCGCACCGCGAGATGAGCAACAGCATCCGCACGCTGCGCGATCGTCGGGTCGACGGTCTGCTGGTGGTGGGCGACGGGCACGAGCACGTCTCGCCCTCTCTCACGCACCACTTCGACGTGCCCGTCACCTACGTGTTCACGGCGCCGGACAGCCCCGAAGACTCGGTGTACCTGCCCGACAACGAGCAGGCCGGGTACCTCGCGACGCGCCACCTGATCGACACCGGTCGCACCCGCATCCTCCACCTGACCGCGGATGCGACGAGCCTCGCGGTGCAGCGACGGGAGCACGGCATGCGACGCGCGCTGAGTGAGGCCGGCCTCCCGCTCGCGGGTGCCGTGAGGTACGGGGCGTGGAGTCGCGAGTGGGGGGCCGCGGCGATGGAGGCGGTGCTCGATGAGCGCATCGACTTCGACGCGGCCTTCTGTGGCAACGACCACATCGGGTTCGGGGCGATCGACGTGTGCGAGGCGCGGGGAGTCGGCGTGCCCGGCGATGTCGCGGTCGTGGGCGTCGACAACTGGGAGGGCATCGTCTACGACCAGGACGTGCGCCGGTTGACGACCATCGACCTCGAGTTGATGCGGCTCGGCCGACTCGCAGCCGCCGACGTCATCGGGGCGGATCGGCGAAGCGGCGAGCGGTTCCAGGCCCCGACGCTGGTGCTCGGCCCGTCGTCGTGA
- a CDS encoding NAD-dependent epimerase/dehydratase family protein gives MQESSTRDGTVPPRILVTGADGLIGRATVDRLLGRGIAVTALSRSWSAPIAADRIVTADVADEKRVHEALDDVTAVVHMAAIPHPDIDTPRAVFVGNTSATFTLLAAAGERGIRRAVIASSINAFGIPMNRHALSPAYYPLDELMPVAHDDAYSLSKWVDEHAARLAHSRWGMDVVALRFPLVRSLPDLQAWARTLRDNPAEQTRLAREGWAYLELTDAVDAIEQSLSAPLTGAHTLLLAAADTLLPDATEDLLDAHAPGVPRRRRFEGRRSPLDVSAAERLIGWRPRHAIDPDYAAASQETEVTA, from the coding sequence GTGCAAGAGAGTTCGACCCGTGACGGCACGGTGCCGCCGCGGATCCTCGTCACCGGAGCGGACGGTCTCATCGGCCGGGCCACCGTCGATCGACTCCTGGGGCGGGGGATCGCCGTCACCGCCCTCTCACGCTCGTGGTCCGCGCCGATCGCGGCCGACCGGATCGTCACCGCCGACGTCGCCGACGAGAAGCGCGTCCACGAAGCCCTCGACGACGTCACCGCCGTCGTGCACATGGCCGCGATCCCGCACCCCGACATCGACACGCCGCGTGCCGTGTTCGTCGGCAACACGTCGGCCACCTTCACCCTCCTCGCCGCGGCGGGGGAGCGTGGCATCCGTCGCGCCGTGATCGCCAGCTCGATCAACGCCTTCGGCATCCCGATGAACCGGCACGCCCTCTCCCCGGCGTACTACCCGCTCGACGAGCTCATGCCGGTCGCGCACGACGATGCGTACTCGCTGTCGAAGTGGGTGGACGAGCATGCCGCGCGGCTGGCGCACAGCCGCTGGGGGATGGATGTCGTCGCCCTGAGGTTCCCGCTCGTCCGCTCGCTCCCCGACCTGCAGGCGTGGGCCCGGACGCTGCGCGACAACCCGGCCGAGCAGACGCGCCTCGCCCGCGAGGGGTGGGCCTACCTCGAGCTCACCGATGCGGTCGACGCCATCGAGCAGTCGCTGTCCGCCCCGCTCACCGGCGCGCACACCCTGCTCCTCGCCGCCGCCGACACGCTGCTCCCCGACGCCACCGAAGACCTGCTCGACGCGCACGCCCCCGGCGTCCCCCGCCGCCGGCGGTTCGAGGGGCGACGCAGCCCGCTCGACGTCTCGGCCGCCGAACGCCTGATCGGCTGGCGACCGCGCCACGCGATCGACCCCGACTATGCCGCCGCGTCCCAGGAGACGGAGGTGACCGCATGA